The Pseudomonadota bacterium region GTTTCCGGAGTTCCATGACAATGTCGAGGAAATCCATGGAATCAAGATCAAGCTGGTCCCGCAGGGGCTGGTCTGCTTTCAGACCGTCGGTATCGGCATCTTCATCAATATCCTGAATAATCTCGATAACGACGTCTTTTATCTCTTCCCTGTTCATTGATTTCTCACCATCAGACTGAATAAGACGAAGGCCGGGAACGCAACAGCCCGCTTTATTATATTAAAAGGTATTCTTTAATTTAGCAGAATCTGGCCCGTAAAAACGAGCTATCATAGCATAAAAATAAAAATTGTAAATCAACGATGTAGGTCGATATTAGAAAAAGTATGGCCCACTGAAACCGGCGGACGATAAATCAACAGGTTATATAGCACAATCGGTCCGTTGCCGGTAGTGAATTCGACAGATTGTCCGCAACGTGCTTCCTTCCATGAGCAGTAAATCAATCGATTCCTTGCTCACCACACATTTTCAGCCGGTATAGTTCTTGATAATGACCACCGAGTTGATGCCGACCATCCCGAACGAGTTGTTCAAAATTGCGTTTACCGATTTCAACTCCCGGGGCTGTCCGGAGATGATATTCGGCAGGTCACACTCGGGATCGAGATCATTGAGATTGATGGTCGGGTGGACCAGGTTGTCGGTAAAGGCAGGGAGATTCCCGGCAAGCTCCAGAACGCCGGCCGCGCCCATGGCGTGACCGATAATACTCTTGGTGTTGTTGATACAGGTGGTGGAGCTTTCACCGAAAACCCGGCGGATCGCCTTACACTCTTCAATATCGCCCTGCTGGGTCCCGGTGGCGTGGGTATTGACAATATCGATGTCTCCCGGGGCGAGGCCCGCCCGGTGCAGCGCCTTGATCATGCACTCGGCCTGCCGGGGCCCATAGGGGAGAACGAAATCCCGGGCATCGGAGTTCATGGCCCAGCCGGCCAACTCCCCATAGATCTTCGCCCCGCGCTGCAAAGCCCTTTCCAGAGTCTCCAGGGTATAGAGGCAGGCCCCTTCCGAGATGACGATACCGTCCCGGCTGGCATCAAAGGGACGGCACGCTTTGGTCGGGTCTTCATGCAGGGCCAGGGCGCCCTGGGCCCGGAAACTGGCAAAGATGCCGAAAGAGCCGACACTTTCAGAAATCCCCCCGCAGAGAGCGAGATCGACCTCGCCCAGCTGCAGCATCTGGGCGCCCTGGATCAGCGCGGCATTCCCGGCGGCGCAGGCGGCTCCTACCGAATAGTGCGGCCCGGTGATCCCGAGGCTCATGGTGATCTCGCCGGCCGGATTGTTCAGGACCGTCCGGGGATTGTGATGGTGGGTCCAGTAATCGAGGTTGAAATCATACTGACTGACGTTATAGACCTCGTTTTCCGTCTCAACCGTACCGTGTTCAGTCAGCCCGACATACACCCCGACCCGGTCGCGGTCTTCATCGGCAATGGTTATCCCGGCGTCAAGCAAGGCCTCGTGGGCGGTGTAGACACCGAGGCATCCGGCCCTGGTCCCCCGCTTGTTTTCCTTTTTTTTGCGGTATTTCGATTCCGGGAACTCACAGATTCCGGCCGGCACCTTGCCGATATAGCGCAACTCAATTTCAGATATCCCGCTCACGCCACGTAAAAGCCGGTCACGATAATCAGTCAGGTTATCTGCATTGGGAGCGGCAAGACCGACTCCGGTTATCACTATTCTCTGCCTGTTGGTTGTATCAGCCATTTTTTTCTGCCCGGTTGAGATGGTATGGAATCAGGGAAGCTTGACAATACGCAACGGAATGAAATTTCACAGGACCGCAGGTGAATCCTTGGGAGTGTATTCCGGAATAACCTCTTTCAAAATCTTCTTGATCCCGGGACCGTCATGTTCACTGGCCAGCTGCTCCAGACGATAGAGAGGATCTGCAAGATCCTGCATATGGACCCCGTTCCCCTTAAGGACCATGATCTTTTCATGCATGGTCGGAACGATCCCCTCCCCTTCGGTAATCAGCTCTTCATAAAGCTTTTCTCCCGGCCTCAACCCGATATATTTCACTTCAATTTCTGAGTCGGGTTCCTTGCCGCACAGCCGGATGAGATCACGGGCCATCTGGGCGATCCTGACCGGGGTCCCCATTTCAAGAATGAATATCTCTCCGCCATCTCCCATCGCCCCAGCCTGCAGGATCAACTGGGCAGCCTCCTCAATCGACATGAAATAACGGGTCATGTCCGGATCGGTCACGGTAACCGGCCCCCCCATTTCTATCTGCCGCTTAAAAAGAGGAATAACCGAACCGCTCGAACCGATCACATTGCCGAACCGGACAGCCATGAACCTGGTCCTCTGGGAGTCATGCTTGGATACACTGTCGGCGCAATACGCCTGCATGATCAATTCGGTCATTCTCTTGGAAGCCCCCATGACATTGGTGGGCCGGACCGCCTTGTCGGTGGAGACCAGAATAAAACGATCTACGTGGTGATTGACGGAAGCCTCGATAATCCGCCGGGTCGCCATGATGTTGTTGGTCACGGCCTCCCACGGATTTTCTTCAATCATCGGTACATGCTTGTACGCAGCGGCATGAAAAACGACATCCGGCCTGTACCTCTCAAAAACATCTTCAAGCAGGGCCCGCTCTTCGACCCGGCCAAGGATGGTCTTGTAATCCTTAAAGCCGAGTTCATGGAGGATCTCCATCTCGATCCGGTACAGATTCTCCTCCCCGGAATCAAAAAGGATCAGCATCTTCGGTTTGAAACGAATGATCTGCCGGCATAATTCCGAACCAATGGAGCCGCCGGCGCCACTGACAACGACGACCCGGTTTTCAAGAATGCCTCCGATACTTTCCAGCTCAAGACGTACAGGAGGCCGCCCAAGAAGATCTTTGTACGAAACGTCCCTGATGGCTTTTACGGACACCTTGTCCGTTATGATCTCTCCGAGTCCGGGAAGTGTCTTATATTTGACCTTGCTGGTCCTGCAGAGTTCAACAATCCGACTGATCTGGTCCCGGGTTGCCGACGGAATGGCGATCAATACTTCCTGGGCCTTGGTTTTGACGACAAACTCATGCAGTTCATCAATGACCCCCAGAACAGGTATTCCATGGATAAGATTTCCGATCTTGTGCTGATTGTCATCCAGGAAGCCCACGACCAGATGCGGAAGAGAACGGTTGTCCTTGATTTCCCTTACAACTTTTTCAGCGGCATCCCCCGCTCCGACGATCAGGAGCTTTTTCTTCAAACTCGTCAGATCAGCTCTCCCCAGGGCAAAGGAAAAATTGCTTGAACGTTGATAATAAAGGCGCAGCCCCATCCGAAGACCGGCGATGAACAGAAAAGTCAACAACCCATCAAGAATGAATACGGATCGGGAGAATCCTTCAAACCGGTTAAAGACAACCAGAATGCCCAAAACCATAAAAGTTGTCAGGAGACTCGCCTTGAAAACATTCATAAGATCGGTCAATCCGGTATACCGCCACATCCC contains the following coding sequences:
- a CDS encoding acyl carrier protein, which translates into the protein MNREEIKDVVIEIIQDIDEDADTDGLKADQPLRDQLDLDSMDFLDIVMELRKRYKLQIPEGDYPELATLDSCVNYLEPRLQDA
- a CDS encoding beta-ketoacyl-[acyl-carrier-protein] synthase family protein, whose product is MADTTNRQRIVITGVGLAAPNADNLTDYRDRLLRGVSGISEIELRYIGKVPAGICEFPESKYRKKKENKRGTRAGCLGVYTAHEALLDAGITIADEDRDRVGVYVGLTEHGTVETENEVYNVSQYDFNLDYWTHHHNPRTVLNNPAGEITMSLGITGPHYSVGAACAAGNAALIQGAQMLQLGEVDLALCGGISESVGSFGIFASFRAQGALALHEDPTKACRPFDASRDGIVISEGACLYTLETLERALQRGAKIYGELAGWAMNSDARDFVLPYGPRQAECMIKALHRAGLAPGDIDIVNTHATGTQQGDIEECKAIRRVFGESSTTCINNTKSIIGHAMGAAGVLELAGNLPAFTDNLVHPTINLNDLDPECDLPNIISGQPRELKSVNAILNNSFGMVGINSVVIIKNYTG
- a CDS encoding polysaccharide biosynthesis protein, which encodes MKKQLRKINFWILLILDSSILVGIHFFAYYIRFEGDISDKIYSIRSLLPILVPFKICAFSLFRLYRGMWRYTGLTDLMNVFKASLLTTFMVLGILVVFNRFEGFSRSVFILDGLLTFLFIAGLRMGLRLYYQRSSNFSFALGRADLTSLKKKLLIVGAGDAAEKVVREIKDNRSLPHLVVGFLDDNQHKIGNLIHGIPVLGVIDELHEFVVKTKAQEVLIAIPSATRDQISRIVELCRTSKVKYKTLPGLGEIITDKVSVKAIRDVSYKDLLGRPPVRLELESIGGILENRVVVVSGAGGSIGSELCRQIIRFKPKMLILFDSGEENLYRIEMEILHELGFKDYKTILGRVEERALLEDVFERYRPDVVFHAAAYKHVPMIEENPWEAVTNNIMATRRIIEASVNHHVDRFILVSTDKAVRPTNVMGASKRMTELIMQAYCADSVSKHDSQRTRFMAVRFGNVIGSSGSVIPLFKRQIEMGGPVTVTDPDMTRYFMSIEEAAQLILQAGAMGDGGEIFILEMGTPVRIAQMARDLIRLCGKEPDSEIEVKYIGLRPGEKLYEELITEGEGIVPTMHEKIMVLKGNGVHMQDLADPLYRLEQLASEHDGPGIKKILKEVIPEYTPKDSPAVL